The nucleotide sequence CGGCGGCGGGTCGCGCCACAGCTCGACATAATGCCCGCCCTCGGGGTGGGGCTTCATGCCGAGCTTGGCGATGATCGCTTCCGGCGTCATCGTGCTCATGCCTGGGCGATGGTCGCGATGTAGGACGGGCGCTCGGCGAAGCCCGCATGCCAGGCGGCGAGGCGCGGATGGGTCCCGCGCCAGCCCCAGTCGGCGAAGCGCAGGTCGAGATAGCCGAGGGCGCAGGCGGCGCCGATCGTGCCGATGGTCAGCGGCCCGTCGAGCTCCGCCGCATCGGCCTCCATCCGGTCGAGCGCGGTCCGGATCTTGGCCTTCTGCCGCTCGATCCAGGGCTCGTGCTGCTTCTCGGCCGGGCGCAGCGTCAGCTCGTAGCGGATCAGGAGGGCCGCGTCCTGCAGCCCGTCGGCCAGCGCCAGCCAGCGCAGGGCCTGCCAGCGGGCCGGGCCGGAGGCGGGGAACAGCTTCGGCCCGTCATGCAGCGTGTCGAGATACTCGCAGATCACCGGGCTGTCGTAGAGCGGGCCGAACTCGGTCTCCAA is from Inquilinus sp. Marseille-Q2685 and encodes:
- a CDS encoding glutathione S-transferase; the encoded protein is MKLLYSPFSPFARKVRIAAIETGLQDRIEAVPTSTEDPASGLSARNPLNKIPVLETEFGPLYDSPVICEYLDTLHDGPKLFPASGPARWQALRWLALADGLQDAALLIRYELTLRPAEKQHEPWIERQKAKIRTALDRMEADAAELDGPLTIGTIGAACALGYLDLRFADWGWRGTHPRLAAWHAGFAERPSYIATIAQA